In Campylobacter mucosalis, a single window of DNA contains:
- a CDS encoding NINE protein, translating to MNNIYIAYALWFFLGWLGAHRLYLGKFISGFAMMALFFTGSALTFILVGYLFLAIWGIWWIVDVFLTGSYVDKNIIKQNLKDELRNKDIANDLRTLYELYESGKISKAEFEARKEILFR from the coding sequence TTGAACAATATATACATAGCTTATGCGTTGTGGTTCTTCTTAGGTTGGCTTGGGGCTCATAGGCTTTATCTTGGCAAATTTATATCAGGCTTTGCGATGATGGCTCTATTTTTTACGGGTTCTGCTCTGACGTTTATTTTAGTTGGATATCTATTTTTAGCGATTTGGGGAATTTGGTGGATAGTTGATGTATTTTTAACTGGTTCTTATGTTGATAAAAATATAATAAAGCAAAATTTAAAAGATGAGCTAAGAAACAAAGATATCGCGAATGACTTACGCACACTTTATGAGCTTTACGAATCAGGAAAGATAAGCAAAGCAGAGTTTGAAGCTAGAAAAGAAATACTATTTAGATAG
- a CDS encoding acetyl-CoA carboxylase subunit A, which produces MIHKILIANRGEIAVRIVRACRDLHMQSVAIYTKPDAQCLHVRIADEAYMVSEDPIKGYLDAKKIVQVALECGADAVHPGYGFLSENYEFAKAVEEAGLIFIGPKADVIKKMGDKNIARMLMKQNGVPIVPGTEKLNDESMQNIKEYARRIGYPVILKASGGGGGRGIREVWKEEDMEDAFESCTREAKAYFNNDEVFMEKLVVNPRHIEFQILGDNYGNIIHLCERDCSIQRRHQKVIEIAPCPSISDGLRKTMGVVAVAAAKAVGYSNVGTIEFLLDDDNRFYFMEMNTRIQVEHGITEEITGVDLVVRQIRIADGEILELTQSDIKPRGYAIEARITAENVWQNFTPAPGKISGYYPALGPAVRVDSHAYKDYEIPPFFDSLVAKLIVKADDYDSVVNKLERALDEFTIEGVRTIIPFLLAISKSREFRRGFFDTSYVEKNLKTILENTHDDMNVNHEKDIINAIEQAINRYRKAR; this is translated from the coding sequence ATGATACATAAAATTTTAATCGCAAATCGTGGCGAAATCGCGGTACGTATCGTTCGTGCGTGTAGAGATTTACATATGCAAAGTGTAGCTATATATACAAAACCAGACGCCCAGTGCTTACACGTAAGAATAGCCGATGAGGCTTATATGGTAAGCGAAGATCCTATAAAAGGGTATCTTGACGCAAAAAAGATAGTGCAAGTAGCACTTGAGTGTGGTGCGGACGCGGTTCATCCTGGGTATGGATTTTTAAGCGAAAACTATGAATTTGCCAAGGCTGTGGAGGAGGCTGGGCTTATTTTTATAGGACCAAAGGCTGATGTAATAAAGAAAATGGGGGATAAAAATATCGCTCGTATGCTTATGAAGCAAAATGGCGTTCCTATCGTGCCTGGCACAGAAAAATTAAATGACGAAAGTATGCAAAATATAAAAGAGTATGCAAGACGCATAGGCTATCCTGTGATACTAAAAGCAAGTGGCGGCGGCGGCGGTCGCGGGATACGAGAGGTTTGGAAAGAGGAAGATATGGAGGACGCCTTTGAGTCTTGCACTAGGGAGGCAAAGGCGTATTTTAATAATGATGAAGTTTTTATGGAAAAACTTGTTGTCAATCCTCGCCACATTGAGTTTCAAATTTTAGGCGATAATTACGGGAATATCATACATCTTTGCGAACGCGACTGCTCTATACAACGCCGTCATCAAAAGGTTATCGAGATCGCTCCGTGCCCGTCTATAAGCGATGGTTTGCGTAAAACTATGGGTGTTGTAGCGGTGGCAGCTGCAAAGGCTGTTGGCTACTCAAATGTCGGAACGATCGAGTTTTTGCTAGATGATGACAACCGATTTTATTTTATGGAGATGAACACTAGGATACAAGTTGAGCACGGCATTACCGAGGAGATAACCGGGGTTGATTTGGTTGTAAGGCAAATTCGTATAGCTGACGGCGAGATACTTGAGCTAACCCAAAGCGACATAAAGCCAAGAGGATACGCTATAGAAGCTAGGATAACAGCTGAAAATGTATGGCAAAATTTCACTCCAGCACCAGGGAAAATTTCAGGATACTACCCAGCACTCGGACCAGCCGTGAGAGTTGATAGTCACGCTTATAAGGATTATGAGATACCGCCTTTTTTTGACTCTTTGGTGGCTAAACTCATAGTTAAAGCCGACGACTATGATTCTGTGGTAAATAAGCTTGAACGTGCTTTAGATGAATTTACAATTGAGGGCGTTAGGACGATTATCCCGTTTTTACTTGCTATTAGCAAGAGCCGTGAATTTAGGCGAGGTTTTTTTGATACGAGCTACGTTGAGAAAAATTTAAAAACCATCTTAGAAAACACTCACGACGATATGAATGTAAATCACGAAAAGGACATAATAAACGCGATAGAACAGGCGATAAACAGGTACCGTAAAGCGAGATAA
- the hemJ gene encoding protoporphyrinogen oxidase HemJ, whose amino-acid sequence MEIFSEYYNYFRYLHYLFFISWMAMLFYQPRLYVYHAENYDKPDYVKVVEVMEYKMYKYIGYPALIGSFATGVLIILAMPDLLKIGYMHLKLLVVVLMAAYHFSLGYYMRELKAGRCKRTGMFFRAYNEVPTVAMLIIIWMIVFKPF is encoded by the coding sequence ATGGAAATTTTTAGTGAGTATTACAACTACTTTAGGTATTTGCACTACCTGTTTTTCATATCGTGGATGGCGATGTTATTTTATCAGCCTAGGCTTTATGTCTATCACGCTGAGAACTACGACAAGCCAGACTATGTCAAAGTGGTTGAAGTGATGGAGTATAAGATGTATAAGTATATAGGCTACCCAGCGTTAATCGGCTCTTTTGCAACAGGTGTGCTTATCATACTTGCTATGCCTGATCTGCTAAAAATAGGCTATATGCATCTAAAGCTACTAGTCGTTGTTTTAATGGCAGCTTATCATTTTAGCTTGGGTTATTATATGAGAGAGCTAAAAGCTGGTCGCTGTAAGAGAACGGGTATGTTTTTTAGGGCATATAACGAAGTTCCAACAGTCGCAATGCTTATTATTATATGGATGATAGTTTTTAAACCATTCTAA
- the lspA gene encoding signal peptidase II, with protein MKGIFLKFLIAFFVIFAIDQAIKWLYVAGYGRYDGEFFSLILTYNRGVAFSMFAFLGENLKFIQTALLIVVFLYLVKEKTIICSHTIAIGMILGAGSSNVLDRFIHGGVVDYVFWHKWFEFAVFNFADVMIDIGVVVILFQSFLHKKALKKEKN; from the coding sequence GTGAAGGGTATTTTTTTAAAATTTCTGATCGCTTTTTTTGTAATTTTTGCAATTGATCAAGCTATAAAATGGCTATATGTCGCAGGTTATGGCAGATATGATGGAGAGTTTTTTTCACTAATTCTTACATACAACAGGGGCGTGGCATTTTCTATGTTTGCTTTTTTGGGCGAGAATTTAAAATTTATACAAACAGCACTTTTAATTGTAGTTTTTTTATATTTGGTAAAAGAAAAGACAATCATTTGCTCGCACACCATTGCTATTGGTATGATACTTGGTGCTGGTAGTTCAAATGTGCTTGATCGCTTTATCCACGGTGGAGTTGTGGATTATGTATTTTGGCATAAATGGTTTGAATTTGCGGTATTTAACTTTGCTGACGTAATGATAGACATTGGCGTTGTGGTCATACTTTTTCAAAGTTTTTTGCATAAAAAAGCACTTAAAAAGGAAAAAAATTGA